One window of the Zea mays cultivar B73 chromosome 3, Zm-B73-REFERENCE-NAM-5.0, whole genome shotgun sequence genome contains the following:
- the LOC103650549 gene encoding probable glycerol-3-phosphate acyltransferase 3, producing MAWKMLPAASELFPAIVRAGTATPPRPQPPAARNSPSPTVHRHAPPAARLGSAGTVLVVDVDGALLLSRSLFPYFMLVALEAGSFLRGLVLLLLYPAIRCCYCCLGGGDLAVRAMAAVAFCGLRARTFRAGRAVLPRWLLEDVAAEALEAARRVGDPARVVWASAMPRVMVEPFLREYLQVPAAAAVAAREMKTAWGFYTGLMEGGGEDCEATMALMTKRTSAGEGAGDVVGFSAARSVAFLSSSPLASTCKEVYVVCPEEKSKWRRLARRDYPTPLVFHDGRLAFLPTPLNTVAMFTWLPLGAALAILRLAVALALPYKVATALLAATGQSWRLRGSLPPPGNSGGSGQLYACNHRTLIDPVYVSIALDRPVRAVSYSLSRVSDLISPIGATVRLARDRARDGAAMARLLARGDSVVVCPEGTTCREPYLLRFSPLFAELGGAGGVVPVALAAEASMFYGTTASGWKAADPFYFLCNPRVCYTVQFLKRVDTADVAGDGKKKKAAASSVDVANRVQRLIADALGYECTMLTRKDKYLMLVGNDGAVAAPRCRQRQVTN from the exons ATGGCGTGGAAGATGTTGCCTGCGGCTAGCGAGCTCTTCCCCGCGATCGTCCGGGCCGGCACAGCCACTCCTCCCCGGCCACAGCCACCAGCCGCACGCAACAGCCCATCGCCCACCGTCCACAGGCACGCCCCTCCCGCGGCACGGCTTGGCAGCGCGGGGACGGTGCTGGTGGTCGACGTCGACGGCGCCCTGCTCCTGTCGCGTTCCCTCTTCCCCTACTTCATGCTGGTCGCGCTCGAGGCCGGCAGCTTCCTCCGCGGCCTCGTCCTGCTGCTCCTCTACCCCGCCAtccgctgctgctactgctgcctcGGCGGCGGCGACCTGGCCGTGCGGGCCATGGCCGCGGTCGCCTTCTGCGGCCTGCGCGCGCGGACGTTCCGCGCCGGCCGCGCCGTCCTGCCGCGGTGGCTCCTGGAGGACGTGGCGGCCGAGGCGCTCGAGGCCGCGCGGCGTGTCGGCGACCCGGCTCGGGTTGTGTGGGCCAGCGCCATGCCGCGCGTGATGGTGGAGCCCTTCCTCAGGGAGTACCTGCAGGTGCCGGCCGCGGCCGCCGTCGCCGCGAGGGAGATGAAGACGGCGTGGGGGTTCTACACTGGTCTCATGGAGGGAGGTGGTGAAGACTGCGAGGCGACGATGGCACTGATGACGAAGAGGACGTCGGCGGGGGAAGGCGCCGGCGACGTCGTGGGATTCTCCGCTGCACGCTCCGTGGCGTTCCTCTCCAGCAGCCCTCTCGCGTCCACTTGCAAG GAGGTGTACGTGGTATGCCCGGAGGAGAAGAGCAAGTGGCGGCGCCTGGCGCGGCGCGACTACCCCACCCCGCTGGTCTTCCACGACGGCCGGCTCGCGTTTCTGCCGACGCCACTCAACACGGTGGCCATGTTCACGTGGCTTCCTCTGGGCGCCGCGCTCGCCATCCTCCGCCTGGCCGTCGCGCTCGCGCTGCCGTACAAGGTCGCCACGGCGCTGCTGGCCGCCACTGGCCAGTCGTGGCGCCTCCGCGGCTCACTCCCGCCGCCGGGAAACAGCGGCGGGTCCGGGCAGCTGTACGCGTGCAACCACCGCACGCTGATCGACCCCGTGTACGTGTCCATCGCGCTGGACCGGCCCGTGCGCGCCGTGTCCTACAGCCTGAGCCGCGTGTCCGACCTCATCTCCCCGATCGGCGCCACCGTGCGGCTGGCCCGGGACCGCGCGCGCGACGGCGCCGCCATGGCGCGCCTGCTGGCCCGCGGCGACAGCGTGGTGGTGTGCCCCGAGGGCACCACGTGCCGCGAGCCGTACCTGCTCCGCTTCAGCCCGCTGTTCGCGGAGCTCGGCGGCGCCGGCGGCGTGGTGCccgtggcgctggcggccgaggcCTCCATGTTCTACGGCACCACGGCGAGCGGGTGGAAGGCCGCCGACCCCTTCTACTTCCTGTGCAACCCCAGGGTGTGCTACACGGTGCAGTTCCTGAAGAGGGTGGACACGGCGGACGTGGCGggcgacgggaagaagaagaaggcggCGGCCAGCAGCGTCGACGTGGCCAACCGCGTGCAGCGGCTCATCGCGGACGCGCTCGGGTACGAGTGCACCATGCTCACCAGGAAGGACAAGTACCTCATGCTCGTCGGCAACGACGGCGCCGTTGCCGCGCCGCGTTGCCGCCAGCGGCAAGTAACTAATTAA